The sequence gttgccaagcaactaaTAAACACAGACCCCAGTCAAGTACCAAGCTCATGAGTCAAAGTTCCTATATAAAAGCCAAGCAACAAAGTCCCAAAGCAGCTAATAGCATTGCCCTCAGCAGGCATGTCATATTAGGCCTTACATGCTCCTGTTAGACCAGTTACACCAACTTTCCAtaataaaaaaagaacattCATTGCATAATCTAACCCTAATGTGTAACTTTACAAGTCAGATGTGATAAGCTTTAGGAGAGTGGTAAACCTTGTGAGTTTTCTCTAGTGTTATTCTGTAAAACAGAGGAGATACAAAGTACTTTTCCCCATGATTTAGTTAGTGACAGGAAATGAGCAAACGAAAAGGGAAGTTCATCAATCTGTTCAATATGGGCCCGCTTCCTCCCCACTGCCATCCAAGTGACACATTTACTGCTAGGCCACACCCCCTTTGACCTTGTCCACTTGATAGATGTCACACAGACAAACTGGATCACAGACTGGGTAATCCTGACCAACAGCCATTTTTGATGGCGCTCAAGTTAAATCTGGCCCAAGAGAAGTTACAGCCTAAAGATACACAGTTCTTATCAGGCCAGTATAACACTTCACATTAATTTACAAATCTTTTTACACAGTGAAATAGAGTAAGAAAGTATTCAGACGTAAAAAAACATTGTACCAATTTCCACTAGTTTTTGTGTTGTCTGGCTGCTCTCCACCCTCCAACAAAGCTGAGGGTAAAGTAACAATCTGCAATAAATCTTGTCAGGAAATCCATGTAAACACTAAAGAAAATACTTCAAAAGAAAATATGTGAATTAGAAGAATGATCTTTGTAGAAAAACCAAGTCATTAAAGCAAACGATCTCTATAACAAATGTGCAGATTAACTGGAAGAAAACCAGTCAGAAAGTACAACCACTAACTCAGCTCAGATGGCCAGAATCTCTGCAATCCTGTCTCCAAGAAGTCccaaagagaaaaagaggagggaCGTGCCTTTTGGTCTCATTTCCAGGTCAAGATGTAAACACAGCCCCACCTCCAAAACAAACCGTGGGGAGCAGCCCACCAGGGAATTCAACAGTTTTATCAGTAACACACCACGCTTTCCGCAGTAGGACCactggggagaaaggagagaaccTCGAGTGGAGCCAAAACTCAGAGAACAACATCTTACTGAATGGAAAGGTTGGTCGTTTCTACACAGTAGAAAGACCAAACGGGAAAGACAAAGGCAACATTCCTGAGGCCATTGATGGGGTGTCATTGTCATTTTGAGAGAGTTTGTTTGGAAAGCGTGATGGCGCTTGGTCCCGTGTGTGACGCCAGAGAGTTGAAAGACGGATGAGACCCTTCCCAAACTGCGTTCCCCTCTCAGCCTCACCACATTCACGACTACCACCACCACAATGTTCAGTCAACACCCTTATCTAGCAGGGGAAAAGCTGAGTGCCTTTGACATCTCCACCATTGGAGTCAGCTCAGACTGAAGGCCTAATAGGCTTAGAAAACCAAAACAACACATGCTGACTATCTGAGTTCAGCCACAGCGATCAGATTGTGGAAGAaacagatgtgatttttttctttAAGAAACTATAAAAAAAGAATGTTTCACGTAAATGATGTCTTGGGTTAAACCACTGCATCAGGTGACCGTTTGACGGTAGCAAACGTATTTACATGGAGAAAAGGTAGGATCCCCTCAGGCTTTGTGTGTAgtcagagatgaggaggagattgTGTTTGTAAGATAGAAGGAAAATCACAGGCTTGGTTAGAGTAGTCAGCCATTATCTGATGGAGACATGCTTTCACTAATCACCTTGCCCTGCAAGGCCACAGAAGTAAAAGGGAGGAGTAAGAAACACTGTCTGCACCCTCAACAAACAGTCCTCTTCTTTAGACAACAACTATGCAGGCACTTACAAACCGTGCAATCCATGCCACAATGGTTGTCTGCCTTATAAAAAATATCCTGAGAAGATgaagacaaacaaaaacaataccTGCAACTTGACAGGAGTTCAAGGACCCAGGAGTAGATATGAAACGTCAGCAATTGAACTGACAGCAATAACCCGAGACCATCCTTGTAACATCATCTCTATATGAAATGGCTGACGGTGTGTAATGTAGACAGTCATTGAAGGGTGAAGCCTAGGCTTAGTCACACTGTACAGGGTCGGTATCACATTTGTAACTGCACTTACCTCAGTGACTGGGCTATTATCACCTCAATACTATCTTTGCAAGCATGACATTTCCATAAGATGTGACAGACTTGTCAATTGTCCTGAGCTGACGGCATGTTGGGGCAAGATAGGTGTCATATAGCTCAATTGTAAAGAGCTCAAGGGTATTTCCCTGTCATGCTGCTTCtacactgacccccccccccccctctcagacaGTTGCCTCAGGTATTTCTCAGCCTCCTCTACCAGCCTCATTGTTTCTgaatctgggggagggggtcagaCTGTGAGAATGTAAGCGTGGACGTAACCAAAGCTTGGACGAGGAAACCTAAGCCTCATCTCTCTGCAGTCACCGTTGATGTTCCGTCCCGCCATCACAGAGATTACAGTTCATTTTTGCAGAGAACCAAAAAGGAGGGATCACGAGTCACTGCACGATGAATCATGGGGGTGCAAAGACAAGGCCGTGGTTCCTAAGCCATCAAAGGAAAGTTGGAACATTTGTTCACATTCTTTACATAGCTTCCACGTTCACATGGTACCTTGTAAAAATGCACCGAAGAAACAAATATCTAGATTCCTTAAGAGGAAGGCATACAATTAATTAGGTAACACATTCCTTACACATTAAAAAACAAGTGTATATCTGATGCGCTATTCAATAACCTTCAGACTTCACTTTAATAATTTTAGTTTCTCTCCTGCTGGCCCAAGTGCACATTCTGCTGTGATGTGGGGTTCCCATGAGTCTGGAGCCTGGGGCCATATCCGACATTCTGATAAATTGCTCACTGAACTTGACACATCTCCACCGCCACATGAACAGGTGTCTTCAAAACACGTAAATGCCCCGGGGTCCTGGGTATCCCCTTCTGTGGCTCAGTTTACCACAGACAGGATTAGGAATGATACAAAAGGGTTTAGAATGAGTGCCAATCACTGCTAATCAGTAAATGTAGCTCCTTGAGTGTAATATGTCTGTAATATGTGCAATTACATActgcatgtttattattttctaTTATCATAGACAATCTTATGGTTAAGATATCTGGTAGccgagatgtggttactttacttTGTGGCCAGTACAGACAGACCATACCTTGTCTCTGACACCGAAATACTGCATatctatgcacttctgatcctaaATCATCTGTTGTACAACACTATTCATTTGTAcgttgttttggataaaagtgtttgcGAAATGAATAAAAATGAAGAGGAATGTCTACAAAAATTCAAAGAACTCAGCTGGGTAACAACAACAGGTTTATCTGAGAAGGAAAGCTTACATAGCTATGCAAGCAGTCGAATGACAAAGTATCTAATGTGACCTTGGATAAACTCCAATGGTACAGCTGTTGAAGACAGTGCCATCAGACACAACGCAGCAGTCTTCCGACCCTACATCCCAGTAACATTTGCTCCAATCgttttgaaagtttgaaacGTGTGGCAGACCAACGCCCTCTAAGGGATGGCCTGTTTTACATTCACAAGAGAGGCATGTCCAACCAGCCAGAGACGAACAGTGCGACCAAACCCTAATCTTCACATGCCAAATACATATACAGCAGACAAAATCATACTGACAGGACAAACGGTTAACGTTAAGAGTAATTTATTTGACCTCTCACCCACAATGCCCCTTTGTGTTTCATTGTTATGTATGTTCCATGAACGTTGGCTTTAAAATTGCCATTTGTTTAATTGCCTGGAAAAAGAGTTGTTGTGTGGCAATTTCAGTTCCGATAATTGCCTTAAATATAGGCTAATGTGCGGGCTCTGGCTGCTTGAGCAGCAAGCTCATTACCAGTTGATGTTGGCTGTTGATTacaagtaggcctacagatgTAATGGTTTCAGATTAACAAAAAATGCCGCTTCAAAACCAGAGCAAAGATTGCAACTCTGGATGGATGTTTCTACTCAGATGCCTTGtggtcctctttctcttcccacaGCAGAATTGTGTGTGGAGTTTCACAACGAGGAAGGATTTTTAAAGATGGAGAAACTCCCCTGCCTTGCCCAGAAAGCGTGTAGAATATGAACGTGTAGGCTATAGGGGAAAACAGCCTCGTTATGTTTCCACAACTGAGCAGCCTTGTGTATTCAATTTGCATCCATGAGTAATCAGGTCAGATGTCTAATCAGGGATGACAGAAGACGACAGCAGTTAAGTCTAGAGATGGACCCAATCATATACACTGTTGCAGAAAACGCGGTCTACAGCTTTAATGTGGCAACGCGGAATCACACAGCAGAACAACGCTCAAGGAAAAGATTGCTttattgtactgtatgtttcTCATCCCAAAAGCCTTACATTGAGACCAGCTGTTCACCGTCTTGACTGTGTTTACAGAAGATTGCTGTTGTACTGTATATCTGGCTATACATAAAGTTTTCTGTATAGCTTCATAATCATGTTCATCATGTTGTTGAGTGAGGGGAATCATGTAATACAGAGGTTGGGCTGGGGGTGATTTGAGGAAAGGGTCTGCTTTTGCTTCCTTTGGCCTTTGCTGCCTCTCGCTGTGGTCTTCTGGCACAGCTGCCCAGCTCCTTTCTGCTGACCCTCACCCTTCCCTTGTTCCTCTGTTTCCTGCATGCCTGTTGAGTAAGCTTGATCCAGACCCAGCTTGTTTTCAGCAGCACTCCCCTAGCTTGTGAAACCAGAGAGGGTGCTTAGCTTACCTTTCCCTGgcgcacaccacacagacacctgTCTGGACTTTCACTGGTGgtgatgcctgtctgtctgctgcatTGGAAAGGACTCACCTTGCACTGCTGTACCCTGTTCAAAATAGCCAATGTGTTTTCCACCACCGTCTGACCTCAAACAAGTACTTCAATAAACAAACCGTGCCACTGCGCATGTCATAGGGCacgtgtcaaactcaaggcccccTACACGGGAGTTTAAATGGTGTATTGAAatgtctacgctgctttacagcgtgcattgaccataaactacatctctcacaatgcattttgattatgttacggcaaagtcacgacatcccgcctctagaaagcagtgtatataCACATCAGTGTTTAACGCAAAGTTCCAAGTTTAactgtgggtgaaggcgagcattaTTTGAATGACAggactccaatgcagccggttctgcaaacgtaccccatgcgcattttcagccaaggtcctcgggcattcaacccaagttggtattgCTCTCGAACTGTTCTCAAACAGCCAAGCTAGAtacatgtttctgcttcccctgtcgACACATCAACCCTAGAATacgtcctaggtttgggctaatcCCCGAATGTGTACAACGCTCGTCTccgcgcctgattaacactcggatcgataAGCAATCCCAAAAATggtatcaatataaaaaatgatatgatccctttccgtaatcatgatacccccagaaatgttaactgcacccccagtcaaagcaggctgcatccggccctAGATGGAAGGCAGTTTCTAGAAAGATCGGAAAGCGAATACATGTTTGTGCTTCAAGGGGAAAAAACGCTGCAATCGCAGAAgaatatgttcacaaaagctacagctaaaaacaatgtttttacatcgtaAACATCGTTACATTGTAGTTACAACTTTCCCTTTGAaagcaaccataatgctgatgtggtcctctgtgaaaatgagtttgacacccctgtcaTAGGGTGTCAGAGACATCATGTCTTGTTTTGATTCTACACAATTCTGCAATTGTGTACCAAATAGGACAGCTTTGCTTCTTTAAAACACAACTTCCAACTAATTCACACACTTTTTCCATACAAGCATAAACGATTAAACTAAACACCATTACCAATTATATAGGTTTAATTTGGCTATAAATAAAAGTATAAAGAGCCCAGGTAGTGTCACCATGGAGATGTCTGTTGGTACATCTTTGGAATTTAGGCCCACTGCCAGATGTTTGTTCCAACTACAGATTGTATTGGTTTGAGAAAAGGTTTGAGTCAGGAAAACAGGCCACTTTCAGAGGACTTTGAATAATATTATGTTACACTGGgacagaaaaacacatttatagTCTTCATTTGCTTCCCAAATGAGTAGTTTGTATATTTGTTGCACTAGTAGTTTGAGCTTTATCTGAGGCACACCATTACTGTTTGCCAGATGTTAAATGGGAAAAATTGTGGGAGGTAGGCCTGTATCATGTGTGAAATGAACATGAGACTGACTGCAGTCACTCAAGTGAGGGTGTCTGCCCGCTGAAAGGACTTCAAATATCGGATCAAAATAGTTACGATTTAGAAATCTAAATGTAAAATCTGCATCTTGACAACTTCCGGACGACTACAGCACAGCCTCCCCAACTCCGAAGAGCCTTGCAAAACAGAGACGCTCCCTAAAATATCTTCCCAAGTAAAAAGCGACATGTTCTTCAATGTTGTAGCTGTTCCACGCTGTATTCCGTTTATCTGTCAGTAATATTACAATGTCACATTACACTACTATAGCCAAATACTGATGGCGCAGGAATAACGAAATCAGTAGGCTTATCTTgagaaataaataaacacacaggcacatgacAAATTCGGTCCAGCTGTTCCTTAAATTGGCCTACCTGTTTTCTCCTTTTGTATTTGAAGGCGGTGGGTGTAGAACAGTTTGGTTATCCTCCATGTCCACCACACACTTCGTGTGCAATTCCGTTTCTGCAGAGTTTAGAGCAAACTTGAAGAAAAAGTTTCCAGATTGGCGATTTTATTCCGCTACTTCACAAATCTGTTCTGATTTATAGCCCTCATTACAGGTTGAACCCTGCAGCAACCCTGTCATTTGGATGTAGCCAACTAACTTTCTACCTGCATCCAGAAAAAAATCAATAGCCTATGTGACATCGGGTTGTTGGGAAATCACTATAAAACAAATCGGACTTCGCTTCACTTACCTCTGCGGTTCATTGGACGAACTCTCACAGCAACTTTTACCTTTGTATCCGACATTTTTATACACTTTCCTTCCACCCTAGACTATCACCAATATGTGTGCTATGCGCAAGCTTTCAATGTAGCTTAGGGGCTGTCGTCTATTCCAAATAATTCCTCCCGACCAGTCCAGATTTCTGTCGTTGAAAGGCTGTATCCTATTAAAACAATCCCTACCAGGTCCAGTCCTGAAGAATAAAAAACATCTACATCCATCAAGTTAGCTCCCTATCCGAAGGCAGCTCGGTACTCCAGCCCCAGACAGCATCCCAACCGCCATCTTCCACTGGGAGCACGACTGACTGCTGGAAAATCCTCCTGCCGACGGGCGACGGCTGTGgctgagcaaaaaaaaaaatggatttCTCATGATACGAACCGAACTTGTGGAAACTCGGGAAACGTCGCACACTTTAAGTGCACCGGCATTTGTTAATTCACAGCGCTCTGCTTTTAAGTTAATGATTCCAAATTCTTAATTAAAAAATGCATTAAATGAAACGCAGCCTAACTATGAGAAAGTAGGCAACCAATGGAGTGGAACTTCGGTTCATCCTCCGTTGGTTTTCAACAGCTCACTGTCCATGAAAAGGCCAGACACTGCCTGTCTTGAAGAGGGcagttacagtgccctccaaaagtattggaacagtgaggcgaattcctttatttttgctgtagactgaaaacatttgggcttgacatcaaataatgaacgtgagaccagagatcaacgtttcagcttttatttccatgtatttacatcaggatctgatgcacaactaagaaaatatcacattttgtttgaatccacccatttgtcatgtgatcaaaagtattggaacagatatacttaaaacatatttaagtgaataagacttaatatttagttgcaaatcctttgctttcaataactgcagcaagtctgtgacccattgacgtcaccaaacttttgcattcttcctttttgatgctttcccaggctttcactgcagcctctttcagttgttgtttgttttttggggttcctcccttcagtctcctcttaagcaggtaaaatgcatgctctatagggtttaagtctggagattgacttggccagtctaataccttccatttcttgcccctgatgaactcctttgttgttttggcagtgtgttttgggtcgttatcttgctgcatgatgaaggctctgccaatcagtttggttgcatctttccttaaattggcagacaaaatgtttctgtagacttccgagttcattttgctgctgccatcatgtgttacatcctcaatgaagattaatgagcccgtcccagaagaagccatgcaagcccaagccatgacattacctccaccgtgtttcacagatgagcttgtgtgtttgggatcatgagcagttcttttctttctccaaactttagcctttccatcactttggtaaaagttaatctttgtctcatcagtccataaaactttgtcccagaatttttgaggttcatctctgtactttttggcaaattccagcctggccttcctattcttcttgctaatgagtggtttgcatcttctggtgtagcccttgtacttttgttcatgaagtcttctgcgaacagtagatagtgataccttcactcctgccatctggaggttgttgctgatctcactaacagttgttttagggtctttctttacagctctcacaatgtttctgtcatcaactgctgatgttttccttggtctacctgttcgacgtctgttacttagtacaccagtagttttcttcttcttcaggacattccaaatggttgtactggctatggccaatgtttctgcaatggctctgattgattttccatcttctctaagactcacaattgcttgtttttcacccaaagacagcgctctggttttcatgttgttttcacctctgaatacagtctgcatagacaaaacctatcttacccaatctgaacctgagtgtagacattcagtggtatttattgattgaataatgtatgtaataggacacacctgggcaacaaaacacacctgtcagtcacatgttccaatacttttgctcacgtgacaaatgggtgggttcgaacaaaaaggtgatattttctaatttgtgcatcagatcttgatgtaaatacctggaaataaaagctgaaacgttgatctctggtttcacattcatcgtttgatgtcaagcccaaatgttttcagtctacagcaaaaataaaggaattggcctcactgttccaatacttttggagggcactgtatataggcGCACACTACAGTAAAAAACTTGGTTACCAAACGTATTTATTTGCATCAATAGCCTAAGTCAAGCAAGCATTATAAAACTTTATAGCAGTACACGTTAGGGGTCCATTGGGCCACAGAGGGTCATGTTAATTAAAATGCCCTTTCAATAACATGTAacaattttatattttttatattttctcaAGTGTGCATCAAACAAGACTTTGTGCATATTGCTAGCTATGTATACTGCTCATATGGCGACAGTTGTTTCTGAGCTGGTTGAATATATCTTCACTGAATGGTCTCCACTGTCTAAAACAATGAGTGAGTTCTGGGCTGTGGGCACCAGCCCCACTGGACGGACCAGGTTCTCTCTGACAAGGGGAATCAGAATTGGGCCACTCTTGAGTTTTCCCAAACTCCAAATCATGCCCTGCTGGGAGTCAATCACAATCACATCTCCGTCAATGTCAAAAGCCACAGCCGACAAGCACAGCCACACCTTGGAGTCCAGACTCAGGCTGAAGCTATCTATCTGACAGAACAGTTTAAAGTCCTTGTTGTACACTTTTAACCTTGTGGGCCGACAGCCTTTAGGTGGCTGCGACGGGTCGTCCAGTTGCTCCACCACAGCGATATTCCCTGTCGTCCGGCAGCAGGCCACTGCTTTGGGCCTCTGTAGCTCAGTGACGACTGCTTGGTTACTCAGAGTCACTCTACGGCCAATGTCTACTGTCACCTGGTGGAGGGAACCAGTCTGAAGGTCAGTGACCAAGATGTGTCCACAGCTGTCCACATCGACACCCCACGGCAGCTGGAAACATTCCTGGACCGTCAACACAGGACTCCCCCTGGAGGTAAACACCTTCACTGCACTGTCCCCGGCATCCGTCACCACCACATACCCAGTGGGGGTTACTGCTACATCCACTGGGTAGCAGATCTTATCCTGAGCTCGTCCTCTCTGCCCAAAACTGTGCAGCCTCCTGCCCTGTGGACCAAAGACCACAACCCTGCTGTCTCCATCCTGAACCACCACCATGGTCCCGGATGATCCGAAAACAGCTATCCCTGTGGGGTTGATCAGTGTCCCCCAACCGCCAAAGACTAAGCCGAGACGTAGAGCACCGGAGCTCAGACCCCTGACCCAACTACTGCTGCCAGCCCTCACCCGGTGAGGGACAGGGGACTGGGGACTTCTGGACGACAGCAGCTCCTGGAGGTCAGTCAAGGC comes from Hypomesus transpacificus isolate Combined female chromosome 2, fHypTra1, whole genome shotgun sequence and encodes:
- the LOC124478957 gene encoding E3 ubiquitin-protein ligase NHLRC1-like; translation: MAEAPVCSRHGSPRPEATLRDIQINLLECKVCFEKFSTEQRECRPQNLSCGHVLCLECVRVLSHPLLRTLECPFCRQTCAVDSVSHCQALTDLQELLSSRSPQSPVPHRVRAGSSSWVRGLSSGALRLGLVFGGWGTLINPTGIAVFGSSGTMVVVQDGDSRVVVFGPQGRRLHSFGQRGRAQDKICYPVDVAVTPTGYVVVTDAGDSAVKVFTSRGSPVLTVQECFQLPWGVDVDSCGHILVTDLQTGSLHQVTVDIGRRVTLSNQAVVTELQRPKAVACCRTTGNIAVVEQLDDPSQPPKGCRPTRLKVYNKDFKLFCQIDSFSLSLDSKVWLCLSAVAFDIDGDVIVIDSQQGMIWSLGKLKSGPILIPLVRENLVRPVGLVPTAQNSLIVLDSGDHSVKIYSTSSETTVAI